In a single window of the Tellurirhabdus bombi genome:
- a CDS encoding efflux RND transporter periplasmic adaptor subunit has product MRNFPSITVLAISTLLASCTTQEKEKESTEKQAFPVIELTEQATTLQREYVGDLEAIRNVEIRARVAGFLDKVFVDEGQSVKKGQLLFRINEGEYQAELAKAKANLKSAVAEAKTAELELGRVRLLVDKKIISASEMELAKAKLDAAKAAIEEAQSVQTNASLRLSHANIRAPFDGVINRIPFKMGSLIEEGALLTTVSDTKEVYAYFDVSEKEYLEYIKKRRQQPGHRSQEVDLLLADNSSYSHKGKIETMETVFEGNSGTIAFRARFPNPDKLLKHGATGKVRLASAVTDAVLVPQKAVFEIQDKNYVFVVDDSNKVKMKSFIPQSRIDQFYLVSSGLEPGETVVYEGIQNIRDGMEITPKPLSADSVLALTAAK; this is encoded by the coding sequence ATGAGAAATTTCCCAAGTATAACGGTGCTTGCCATCAGCACGTTACTTGCCAGTTGCACAACTCAGGAAAAAGAAAAAGAATCCACTGAAAAACAGGCCTTTCCAGTCATTGAACTTACCGAGCAGGCAACGACCCTGCAACGGGAATACGTTGGTGACCTGGAAGCCATTCGGAATGTAGAAATCCGTGCCCGGGTTGCTGGCTTTTTAGATAAAGTTTTTGTCGATGAAGGACAGTCGGTGAAGAAAGGACAGCTTCTTTTCCGCATCAATGAAGGCGAATACCAGGCTGAATTAGCCAAAGCAAAAGCCAACTTGAAAAGCGCCGTAGCCGAGGCAAAAACGGCTGAGCTGGAACTGGGTCGCGTGCGGCTACTGGTCGATAAGAAAATCATTTCTGCTTCCGAAATGGAGCTGGCCAAAGCCAAACTGGATGCGGCCAAAGCGGCCATTGAAGAAGCCCAATCGGTACAAACCAACGCTTCGCTTCGCTTATCGCACGCTAACATCCGCGCTCCTTTCGATGGCGTGATCAACCGAATTCCCTTTAAAATGGGTAGCCTAATCGAAGAAGGTGCCCTGCTGACTACGGTTTCAGATACTAAAGAAGTATACGCCTATTTCGATGTTTCGGAGAAAGAGTACCTGGAATACATCAAAAAAAGACGCCAGCAACCCGGCCACCGCAGCCAGGAGGTTGATTTGCTTCTCGCCGATAATTCGTCTTATTCGCATAAAGGAAAAATTGAAACCATGGAAACCGTGTTCGAAGGCAACTCCGGCACCATTGCTTTCCGGGCTCGTTTTCCAAATCCCGATAAGCTCCTCAAACACGGTGCCACCGGGAAAGTTCGCTTAGCCAGCGCCGTTACGGACGCCGTTCTGGTACCCCAGAAAGCCGTTTTCGAAATCCAGGACAAGAATTACGTCTTTGTCGTTGATGACTCGAATAAAGTCAAAATGAAGAGCTTCATTCCCCAAAGCCGCATTGACCAGTTTTACCTGGTTAGCTCTGGCCTGGAGCCCGGCGAAACGGTGGTCTATGAAGGCATTCAGAACATCCGGGATGGGATGGAGATCACGCCAAAACCCCTTTCAGCTGATAGCGTTCTCGCGTTAACTGCGGCAAAATAA